In Sporomusaceae bacterium, the following proteins share a genomic window:
- a CDS encoding DMT family transporter, with the protein MQGKNVVFVELVLFSVAFIWGIHAAIMKLGLVALPPVPYNALRLLLATAVAWAVVFATGTYRPLAGEDVKPMVLVSLAGFFVFQLGFAAGVEKTTAGNASLMTCLLPVSVAIINRLWRIEPLTGRMALGIAASLAGVVLIVLGSGKEVSLESRHWQGALLLLGAQMGYGYYTVFSRRLLTRYSAYQVTAVVVSISALLFALIALPELAAIRWGDVPRVAWLSLAYSGVFAICVGNFLWVWGVGRIGSARTSLFNNISPVFAVAAGYYLLGEEFGLMQLAGAAVIFWGLYFARTKPVARED; encoded by the coding sequence ATGCAGGGTAAAAATGTTGTTTTCGTCGAGCTGGTGCTGTTTTCCGTCGCCTTCATCTGGGGGATTCATGCTGCGATTATGAAGCTCGGGCTGGTGGCTTTGCCGCCGGTGCCGTATAACGCCCTGCGCCTGCTGCTGGCGACGGCGGTGGCCTGGGCGGTGGTGTTCGCGACCGGGACTTACCGCCCGCTGGCCGGGGAGGACGTGAAGCCGATGGTGCTGGTCAGCCTGGCGGGGTTTTTCGTGTTCCAGCTGGGGTTCGCCGCCGGGGTGGAAAAGACGACCGCCGGCAACGCTTCGCTGATGACGTGCCTGCTGCCGGTGAGTGTGGCGATTATCAACCGCCTGTGGCGGATCGAGCCGCTGACCGGCCGGATGGCGCTGGGGATCGCGGCGTCGCTGGCGGGGGTGGTGCTGATCGTGCTGGGTTCGGGCAAGGAGGTGAGCCTGGAGAGCCGGCACTGGCAGGGAGCGCTGCTGCTGTTGGGCGCCCAGATGGGCTACGGGTATTATACCGTTTTTTCGCGGCGGCTGCTGACGAGGTATTCGGCTTATCAGGTGACGGCGGTGGTTGTGTCGATTTCGGCGCTGCTGTTCGCGCTGATCGCCCTGCCCGAGCTGGCGGCCATCCGCTGGGGCGACGTGCCGCGGGTGGCGTGGCTGAGTCTGGCCTATTCGGGCGTGTTCGCGATATGCGTGGGCAATTTCCTGTGGGTGTGGGGCGTGGGCAGGATCGGCAGCGCGCGGACTTCGCTTTTTAACAATATTTCGCCGGTTTTCGCGGTGGCGGCTGGATATTATCTCCTCGGCGAGGAGTTCGGGCTGATGCAGCTGGCGGGCGCGGCGGTGATTTTCTGGGGCCTGTATTTCGCCCGCACCAAGCCGGTGGCGCGGGAAGACTGA
- a CDS encoding FeoA family protein, whose product MSVEITLDMAAEKDALKVTRIIGKGKARLRLLQMGITPGTPIEVLRRAPLADPVEIAVRGAKLALRQEEAKNIAVVKEG is encoded by the coding sequence ATGAGCGTCGAAATAACCCTCGACATGGCAGCAGAAAAAGACGCCCTCAAAGTCACCCGCATAATCGGCAAAGGCAAAGCGCGCCTGCGCCTGCTGCAAATGGGCATCACCCCCGGCACCCCCATCGAAGTGCTCCGCCGCGCCCCCCTGGCCGACCCGGTCGAGATCGCCGTCCGCGGCGCCAAACTTGCCCTCCGCCAGGAAGAAGCCAAAAACATCGCCGTCGTCAAGGAAGGCTGA
- the feoB gene encoding ferrous iron transport protein B, translating into MTKKSLSVDLVGNPNVGKSSLFNALTGAAQLIGNWCGKTTEACTTKVAYGGREVSFTDLPGVYGFGHASRAETLVDKHLRADPPDVVLVIIDALNLQRNLYLALEALERYGRVVVVLNKIDAADEHGMVIDHARLAALLGIPVIPAVATGQLDAAALYQALFAVADRAAAPAYAVPYPPVVEAAIAAVAAESDRTGLARWRAVEAVEEADEELQVEIINARYAAAAALADQCLVHHPTESVTDKLDHWALHRIWGVPIMLVVFAALFYLTFSVSRPLSDLIGAAFDWLTEAARTYLPAWGVPELAVSLVSDGLLSGLGATLGFLPQIAMFFLVYHIIQDTGYIVRVAFLMDRVMSAIGLNGKIFIPLVAGYSCNVSGILASRILTSRYDRLVAVLASSYAPCSARLGVMVFMVSAFFPSGHATLVMLGLLAISVAMMATVGFVARFFVTADDEASPFLSEVPVYHLPDWKHLLLDTGVRTLHFLKRIRNVIILSSVLVWYLSSFPAGPFEGTYLARIGLALEPVGALFGLNWQLIVALIAGIPAKESALTTLGVIYQTTGDGGLATVLTSHISPLAAFTFLVVYMTYIPCLATVITIYQEMRNWSVAIASVYGSILLSVLLGLLSYNIGKLFI; encoded by the coding sequence ATGACCAAAAAATCCCTGTCCGTCGACCTCGTCGGCAACCCCAACGTCGGCAAAAGCTCCCTCTTCAACGCCCTCACCGGCGCGGCCCAGCTCATCGGCAACTGGTGCGGCAAAACCACCGAAGCCTGCACCACCAAAGTCGCCTACGGCGGCCGCGAGGTCAGCTTCACCGACCTGCCCGGCGTCTACGGTTTCGGCCACGCCTCGCGGGCCGAAACGCTCGTGGACAAGCACCTCCGCGCCGACCCGCCCGACGTCGTCCTCGTCATCATCGACGCCCTCAACCTCCAGCGCAACCTCTACCTGGCCCTCGAAGCCCTCGAGCGCTACGGCCGGGTCGTCGTCGTCCTCAACAAAATCGACGCCGCCGACGAACACGGCATGGTCATCGACCACGCTAGGCTAGCCGCGCTGCTAGGCATACCGGTAATCCCCGCGGTGGCGACAGGACAACTGGACGCCGCCGCTTTATATCAAGCCCTCTTCGCCGTCGCCGACCGCGCAGCCGCCCCCGCCTACGCCGTCCCCTATCCTCCCGTCGTCGAAGCCGCCATCGCCGCCGTCGCTGCCGAAAGCGACCGCACCGGCCTCGCCCGTTGGCGCGCCGTCGAAGCCGTCGAAGAAGCCGACGAAGAACTCCAGGTCGAAATAATCAACGCCCGCTACGCCGCCGCCGCCGCCCTCGCCGACCAGTGCCTCGTCCACCACCCCACCGAATCCGTCACCGACAAGCTCGACCACTGGGCGCTCCACCGCATCTGGGGCGTCCCCATCATGCTCGTCGTCTTCGCCGCCCTCTTTTACCTCACCTTCTCCGTCAGCCGGCCGCTGTCCGACCTCATCGGCGCCGCCTTCGACTGGCTCACCGAAGCCGCCCGCACCTACCTGCCCGCCTGGGGCGTCCCCGAGCTCGCCGTCAGTCTCGTCAGCGACGGCCTATTAAGCGGCCTCGGCGCCACCCTCGGCTTCCTCCCCCAGATCGCCATGTTCTTCCTCGTCTACCACATCATCCAGGACACCGGCTACATCGTCCGCGTCGCCTTCCTCATGGACCGCGTCATGAGCGCCATCGGCCTCAACGGCAAAATCTTCATCCCCCTCGTCGCCGGCTACAGCTGCAACGTCAGCGGCATCCTCGCCTCGCGCATCCTCACCAGCCGCTACGACCGCCTCGTCGCCGTCCTCGCCAGCTCCTACGCCCCCTGCTCCGCCCGTCTCGGCGTCATGGTCTTCATGGTCTCCGCCTTCTTCCCCTCCGGCCACGCCACCCTCGTCATGCTCGGCCTGCTCGCCATCAGCGTCGCCATGATGGCCACCGTCGGCTTCGTCGCCCGCTTCTTCGTCACCGCCGACGACGAAGCCTCCCCCTTCCTCTCCGAAGTCCCCGTCTACCACCTCCCCGACTGGAAGCACCTCCTCCTCGACACCGGCGTCCGCACCCTCCACTTCCTAAAGCGCATCCGCAACGTCATAATCCTCTCCTCCGTCCTCGTCTGGTACCTCTCCTCCTTCCCCGCCGGCCCCTTCGAAGGCACCTACCTCGCCCGCATCGGCCTCGCCCTCGAGCCGGTCGGCGCCCTCTTCGGGCTCAACTGGCAGCTCATCGTCGCCCTCATCGCCGGCATCCCCGCCAAGGAATCAGCCCTCACCACCCTCGGCGTCATCTACCAGACCACCGGCGACGGCGGCCTCGCCACCGTCCTCACCAGCCACATCTCCCCCTTAGCCGCCTTCACCTTCCTCGTCGTCTACATGACCTACATCCCCTGCCTCGCCACCGTCATCACCATCTACCAGGAAATGCGCAACTGGTCGGTCGCCATCGCCAGCGTCTACGGCAGCATCCTCCTGTCGGTGCTATTGGGACTGCTGTCATATAACATCGGCAAGCTTTTCATATAA
- a CDS encoding PaaI family thioesterase, with product MENWLTERIGEIFRDNPLSSLMDIRISALDVGEVTLTMPVGGDIHTNVYGFVHGGSLFTLVDSVMGIAGLTTGNLVVTSDISIRFITNAKKGNILTASGRIIHKGKDTIITEAEIRDKRQRLLVKAQGSYFIRGPIKPPQPEAQ from the coding sequence ATGGAAAACTGGTTAACCGAGCGTATCGGCGAAATCTTCCGCGACAACCCGCTCTCGTCGCTGATGGATATCCGCATATCCGCCCTCGACGTAGGCGAAGTCACGCTCACCATGCCGGTCGGCGGCGACATACACACCAACGTCTACGGCTTCGTCCACGGCGGCTCGCTCTTCACCCTCGTCGATTCGGTCATGGGCATCGCGGGCCTGACCACCGGCAACCTCGTCGTCACCAGCGACATCAGCATCAGGTTCATCACCAACGCCAAAAAAGGCAACATCCTCACCGCGTCGGGGCGGATCATCCACAAAGGCAAAGACACCATCATCACCGAGGCGGAAATCCGCGACAAACGGCAGCGGCTGCTCGTCAAAGCCCAAGGCAGCTACTTCATCCGCGGGCCGATCAAACCGCCCCAGCCCGAGGCGCAATAA
- a CDS encoding S8 family serine peptidase has protein sequence MGLKRYFRYWLKVFVCVWLLTGWGGQSAWGADAESFKTPEYNASTGLTLINAANAYALGYTGRGITLGVCDDYVQFYHAEFAGKSYLVYVGGPPQGYDWVENNHGTHVAGIMAAVKNNAGMHGLAFDANLLSGNFQTTESSYDGFNRNASVRVINNSWGVGFYIDSIAEGKNSFLTFFNNRSDDYAILRESIVSYDKVLVFSASNAGHTTPGAVSLLPYMYSDTAGNFINVIALNSGAFTANAASAGTNAVAIFSDLSKYVEENSISAPGWNINSANAGNGGYVLMSGTSMAAPYVTAGAGLVQQAFPYMTGRQIVDTVLSTANNSFTLPKFTLTLQEDYLNPKVINPDTKIVSKVNLFYFGAKPAMAAEIENDLRAYYSANSAFLSSQYGLTTVDQFLAVTQNVYGNTPREMVFGQGLLDAGKAVKGPALLNARRLEASSYSPATAYGRNQALYKINTQGYDSVWSNNIAEKRVGLLAAGSAYEDLRNIYAYYKQGDVINGFTQGQDYIDEYNAKAAASGLQDLPVGLYKEGAGTLALTGANTYQGSSVAAGGVLQIDGSVAGDAYSVADGTIAGAGTITGNLNNLSVVRAGSYGAPGTLRVGGNLVSSGQFAVAVANNVAGKVAVTGTANVEGSSFKAVSGSVYRPDGVYTVLTAGGGISGNFVSSAFTGMLSAAGSHDGATASMSLTRENNVVSPSQRQQGTYTQMSDMYDALAGTAAQRQMDALFSLDAAAAGTALTEIYGGAQLNQAAMIQRSTMMGGALSARLSQAKQSYNVAVEIPIPGFAASDLTVKTVIPLQLDAQNSWWMKLSRNGGALNAYAEIPELKSQSFGMTVGRDWKSAAHWRTGWLFAYEKSDVTSSAARSKIYDYRLGVYGGYSKDAFDLQTFLAYGQQNNAATRYLQQLGLTADSRYNSNTLSLGIEAKYNLQHGKETAWQLSPYAGLEVTRYSQNSYGESGAGVYNQEADGLTNTYSAGEIGLELKRSLDKGYYTFNVGYKKIFGGYNPEMTVAYSGNPGEKLKIGGSRQDREFLTWGLEAEGRMGPVWTISGRVGGEMGSHSRYWNASVMVRRVW, from the coding sequence ATGGGACTGAAAAGGTATTTTAGGTATTGGTTAAAGGTTTTTGTGTGCGTGTGGCTTTTGACGGGCTGGGGCGGCCAGAGCGCGTGGGGCGCGGATGCGGAGTCTTTTAAGACGCCGGAGTATAACGCGAGCACGGGCCTGACGCTGATAAACGCGGCGAATGCGTATGCGCTGGGGTATACGGGCCGGGGGATTACGCTGGGCGTTTGCGACGATTATGTGCAGTTTTATCATGCGGAGTTTGCGGGCAAGAGTTATTTGGTGTATGTCGGCGGTCCTCCGCAAGGCTACGACTGGGTTGAGAACAATCATGGCACGCATGTGGCCGGTATCATGGCCGCCGTCAAGAATAACGCGGGGATGCATGGCTTGGCTTTCGACGCGAATCTTTTGTCGGGAAACTTTCAGACTACTGAATCCTCGTATGACGGGTTTAACCGGAATGCCAGCGTGCGGGTAATCAACAATAGCTGGGGTGTGGGTTTTTATATAGATTCGATCGCCGAAGGCAAAAACAGCTTCCTGACGTTTTTTAATAACAGGTCTGACGATTATGCTATTTTGCGGGAGAGCATCGTCAGTTACGACAAGGTACTGGTTTTTTCGGCGAGCAATGCCGGCCATACGACACCGGGCGCCGTATCGCTGCTGCCGTATATGTATTCGGATACGGCGGGCAATTTTATCAACGTGATCGCTTTGAACAGCGGCGCTTTTACCGCTAACGCCGCTTCGGCGGGGACGAACGCGGTGGCGATATTCAGCGATTTGAGCAAGTATGTGGAGGAGAACAGTATTTCCGCGCCGGGGTGGAATATTAATTCGGCCAATGCCGGCAACGGCGGCTATGTGCTGATGTCGGGGACTTCGATGGCGGCGCCTTACGTTACCGCCGGGGCGGGCCTGGTGCAGCAGGCGTTTCCTTATATGACCGGCCGCCAGATCGTGGATACGGTGCTGTCGACGGCCAACAATAGTTTTACGCTGCCGAAATTTACCCTTACGCTGCAGGAAGATTACCTCAATCCCAAGGTGATCAATCCGGATACGAAGATTGTTTCCAAAGTCAATTTGTTTTATTTCGGCGCCAAGCCGGCCATGGCGGCGGAGATCGAGAACGATTTGCGGGCGTATTACAGCGCGAACAGCGCGTTTCTTAGCAGTCAATACGGGCTGACGACGGTCGATCAGTTTCTGGCGGTGACGCAGAATGTTTATGGCAATACGCCGCGGGAGATGGTTTTCGGGCAAGGCCTGCTGGACGCGGGCAAGGCGGTGAAGGGGCCGGCGCTGCTGAACGCCCGGCGGCTGGAGGCGAGCAGCTACAGCCCGGCGACGGCTTACGGAAGAAACCAGGCGCTGTATAAGATCAATACGCAGGGGTATGACAGCGTGTGGAGCAATAATATCGCCGAGAAGCGCGTCGGTCTGCTGGCGGCGGGCAGCGCTTATGAGGATTTGCGCAATATTTACGCTTATTATAAGCAGGGCGATGTGATCAACGGTTTTACTCAGGGACAGGATTATATCGACGAGTATAACGCCAAGGCGGCGGCCAGCGGCCTGCAGGATTTGCCGGTGGGGCTTTATAAGGAGGGGGCCGGTACGCTGGCGCTGACGGGCGCTAATACGTACCAGGGCAGCAGCGTGGCGGCCGGCGGGGTTTTGCAGATCGACGGCTCGGTGGCCGGGGACGCTTATAGTGTGGCGGACGGGACGATCGCCGGGGCCGGGACGATAACGGGCAATCTGAATAACTTATCGGTGGTGCGGGCCGGCAGCTACGGCGCGCCGGGGACGCTGCGGGTGGGCGGCAATCTGGTGAGCAGCGGCCAGTTCGCGGTGGCGGTGGCGAATAATGTCGCCGGCAAGGTCGCGGTGACCGGCACGGCCAATGTCGAGGGCTCGAGTTTTAAGGCGGTGTCCGGCAGCGTTTATCGCCCGGACGGCGTTTATACGGTGCTGACGGCCGGCGGCGGTATCAGCGGCAATTTTGTTTCGTCGGCGTTTACGGGGATGCTGAGCGCTGCGGGTTCGCATGACGGCGCGACGGCATCGATGAGTCTGACGCGCGAGAATAATGTCGTTTCGCCCAGCCAGCGGCAGCAGGGTACGTATACGCAGATGAGCGATATGTATGACGCGCTTGCCGGGACGGCGGCGCAGCGGCAGATGGACGCGTTGTTCAGTTTGGACGCCGCGGCCGCGGGGACGGCGCTGACGGAGATTTACGGCGGGGCTCAGCTGAACCAGGCGGCGATGATTCAGCGCAGCACGATGATGGGCGGCGCTCTGTCGGCGCGACTGAGCCAGGCCAAGCAAAGCTATAATGTCGCGGTGGAGATTCCGATACCCGGTTTTGCCGCGAGCGATTTGACGGTGAAGACGGTTATTCCGCTACAGCTTGACGCGCAGAACAGCTGGTGGATGAAGCTGAGCCGCAATGGCGGCGCTTTGAACGCTTACGCGGAGATTCCGGAGCTGAAATCGCAGAGCTTCGGGATGACGGTGGGGCGGGACTGGAAGAGCGCGGCGCACTGGCGGACGGGCTGGCTGTTCGCTTATGAGAAGAGCGATGTTACGTCTTCGGCGGCGAGAAGCAAGATTTACGATTACCGGCTGGGGGTGTACGGCGGCTATAGCAAGGATGCTTTCGATTTGCAGACGTTTCTCGCCTACGGGCAGCAGAACAACGCGGCGACCCGCTATTTGCAGCAGCTGGGGCTGACGGCGGACAGCCGCTATAACAGCAATACGCTGAGTTTGGGCATCGAGGCGAAGTATAATCTGCAGCACGGGAAGGAGACGGCTTGGCAGCTGAGCCCTTACGCCGGCCTGGAGGTGACCCGCTACAGCCAGAATAGCTATGGCGAGAGCGGCGCGGGCGTGTATAACCAGGAGGCGGACGGCCTGACGAATACTTATAGCGCGGGGGAAATCGGCCTGGAGCTGAAGCGTTCCCTGGACAAGGGATATTATACTTTCAATGTGGGCTATAAGAAGATTTTCGGCGGCTATAATCCGGAGATGACGGTGGCGTATAGCGGCAATCCCGGAGAGAAGCTGAAGATCGGCGGCAGCCGGCAGGACAGGGAGTTTTTGACCTGGGGCCTGGAGGCGGAGGGGCGCATGGGCCCTGTCTGGACGATAAGCGGCCGGGTGGGCGGCGAGATGGGCAGCCACAGCCGCTACTGGAACGCGTCGGTCATGGTCAGGCGGGTGTGGTAG
- a CDS encoding PmeII family type II restriction endonuclease: MINPVELEIIIENLLDNFYSRRISGLNGLDLNKALKRKNPYLYRAVGVNKASEIVEGMLLAYTSSSDEGIFGDAFFEPLAKSVSGGVVSPSEGVDVAIETDIKYMAVAVKSGPSVFNAQSRRRQVDEFKKLKARLLKLQKLFDPVVGYSYGKKKQKEGSAAAADFRELAGQAFWTELTGDPDFYLKIIRLMKNKPQQHALEYKVAWDTAVNRFTAAFIKDFCNEEGQILWEKVVEFNSGK, encoded by the coding sequence GTGATTAATCCGGTTGAACTTGAAATAATTATTGAGAATTTATTAGATAACTTCTATTCTCGCCGTATTTCTGGATTAAATGGACTGGATTTAAATAAGGCGTTAAAGCGAAAAAATCCATATCTTTATCGAGCGGTCGGCGTTAATAAGGCCTCTGAGATAGTGGAGGGAATGCTACTCGCATACACTTCATCATCAGATGAGGGTATTTTTGGTGACGCTTTTTTTGAGCCTTTAGCTAAGTCTGTAAGTGGCGGTGTTGTTTCTCCATCTGAAGGCGTGGATGTGGCCATCGAGACAGACATAAAATATATGGCAGTTGCAGTGAAATCTGGGCCTTCGGTATTTAATGCTCAGAGTAGACGCCGACAAGTTGACGAATTTAAAAAACTTAAGGCCCGCTTGCTTAAACTTCAAAAGCTATTTGATCCCGTTGTTGGTTATAGCTATGGCAAGAAGAAGCAAAAAGAGGGTTCAGCTGCTGCAGCCGATTTTAGAGAACTCGCAGGGCAGGCATTTTGGACAGAGTTAACAGGCGACCCAGACTTCTATTTAAAAATCATTCGATTAATGAAAAATAAACCGCAACAACATGCTTTAGAGTATAAAGTTGCATGGGACACAGCAGTTAACCGCTTTACAGCAGCATTTATCAAGGATTTTTGTAATGAAGAAGGACAAATTCTGTGGGAAAAAGTAGTCGAGTTTAATAGTGGGAAATAG
- a CDS encoding DNA cytosine methyltransferase — MNLFPVISLFSGAMGLDLGLEAAGLNVRVSTDFDPFCCKTMQINGRNFVPGDIRKLIAYDPECSFLMRKADLLPGEAFLVVGGPPCQPFSTAGKRLAIADPRGSLFREFCYAVRKVRPRFFVMENVKGILSAALQPIRNGSKPTCEEELPGSVFNVIKNEFAELGYKVTYGILDAVHYGVPQFRERLIIIGSRDHEDIFLPVPTHFPMHQNRAYRWRTLFEAIGDLENSAGVCGSFSKDRLSYLRLVPPGGNWRSLPEDVRSEAMGGAFNSGGGKVGFYRRLDYNQPSPTLITSPVQKATMLCHPVHDRPLSVREYARIQQFPDDWEIAGSITDCYRQIGNAVPIGLGKAIGEAIVATATGATLSKVKRFRGTSVHSDLFGGLVVGD, encoded by the coding sequence ATGAATCTATTTCCTGTTATTTCTCTTTTTAGTGGTGCTATGGGATTGGATCTTGGACTTGAAGCAGCGGGTCTAAATGTGCGTGTATCTACTGACTTTGACCCATTTTGCTGCAAGACAATGCAAATTAACGGTCGAAATTTTGTTCCAGGAGATATTCGCAAGCTTATCGCGTATGATCCTGAGTGTTCTTTTCTTATGCGAAAAGCTGATTTATTACCCGGAGAAGCGTTTTTAGTTGTAGGTGGCCCCCCCTGCCAACCCTTTAGTACGGCTGGCAAGAGACTTGCAATTGCCGACCCGCGTGGTAGTTTATTTCGCGAATTTTGCTATGCAGTGAGAAAGGTTCGCCCACGATTTTTTGTAATGGAGAATGTTAAGGGAATACTATCAGCGGCACTACAACCAATTAGGAACGGAAGTAAGCCGACTTGCGAGGAAGAGTTGCCGGGTTCCGTCTTTAATGTTATTAAGAATGAGTTTGCCGAATTGGGCTATAAGGTTACTTATGGGATTCTCGATGCAGTTCACTATGGCGTTCCCCAATTTCGGGAGCGATTAATAATAATCGGCTCACGTGACCATGAAGACATATTTCTTCCCGTGCCCACGCATTTCCCAATGCACCAAAACCGAGCTTATAGATGGAGGACTCTTTTTGAAGCAATTGGTGATTTAGAAAACTCCGCCGGAGTGTGCGGTTCCTTTTCAAAAGACCGATTAAGCTATTTACGACTAGTACCACCTGGTGGGAACTGGCGTAGCTTACCAGAAGATGTTAGGTCAGAAGCAATGGGAGGAGCCTTCAATTCTGGAGGAGGCAAAGTTGGCTTTTATCGTAGATTGGACTATAATCAACCTTCGCCAACTTTAATTACTAGTCCTGTCCAAAAAGCAACTATGTTATGTCATCCGGTTCATGACCGGCCTCTTTCTGTGAGAGAATACGCTAGGATTCAACAATTTCCTGATGATTGGGAAATTGCCGGAAGTATCACAGACTGCTATAGGCAAATTGGAAATGCAGTACCAATTGGATTGGGTAAAGCAATTGGTGAAGCGATAGTAGCAACCGCAACAGGTGCTACTTTATCGAAGGTAAAACGTTTTAGAGGTACATCTGTTCATTCTGATTTGTTTGGGGGGCTGGTTGTTGGTGATTAA
- a CDS encoding DUF898 family protein gives MSKFEFRGSGLGYFWLFVWTSLVSIVTFGLFFPWAYSAQQRWIAANTYVGGRQQAFVGSGLGLLGHWLLIMVLTFITFGLYTPWAYCRLKRWEVDNTVFADELRGE, from the coding sequence ATGTCGAAATTCGAGTTCCGCGGTTCGGGGTTGGGCTATTTCTGGCTGTTCGTCTGGACATCCCTCGTCAGCATCGTCACCTTCGGCCTCTTCTTCCCGTGGGCCTATTCCGCCCAGCAGCGGTGGATCGCCGCCAACACCTACGTCGGCGGCCGGCAACAGGCGTTCGTCGGCAGCGGCCTCGGCCTGCTCGGTCACTGGCTGCTCATCATGGTCCTTACCTTCATAACCTTCGGCCTCTACACGCCCTGGGCCTACTGCCGCCTCAAGCGCTGGGAGGTCGACAACACCGTCTTCGCCGACGAACTGCGCGGCGAATAA
- a CDS encoding CDP-glycerol glycerophosphotransferase family protein gives MLAGKFAREIKRLWMQITNVFPYVLVWRWKKWRGETDGTVFFLLLPIHYVMFANIHRCLPDVRIVAGNEKTSQYLKARGIAHFTDRLYPDAVIFADYNQNRYPVGSIKKIQIYHGVGTKNYYYAKGAKEMHYLAPGRYAAERLRAEGKGNVRVVGYPKTDGFFSGRLAKEDICRRLGADPGRKTLLYTPTWGSASTAPVLYRELSLLGEKYNVIAKLHDHSPEEWRVLYRSLPNVIFCEDADPTPCQYIADLLISDFSNSIFEYAQLKRPVIAYGVSDGTLRENATDPRWWDITCRAATPGELEEKIAELLAGGWQPSEYYLRLVADIFAYSDGRCAQRAAMAIESIAGRSAAVAGREYGRDAELRPPLGEGAATLKPRQ, from the coding sequence ATGCTGGCAGGCAAGTTTGCGAGAGAAATCAAGCGACTGTGGATGCAGATCACCAATGTTTTTCCGTACGTACTTGTCTGGCGCTGGAAAAAGTGGCGCGGCGAAACGGACGGCACGGTTTTCTTTCTGCTGCTGCCCATCCACTATGTGATGTTCGCGAATATCCACCGCTGCCTGCCCGATGTCCGCATCGTGGCCGGCAACGAAAAGACCTCTCAGTATCTGAAGGCGCGCGGCATCGCCCACTTTACCGACAGACTGTACCCGGACGCGGTGATTTTTGCCGATTACAACCAAAACAGGTACCCGGTCGGGAGCATTAAGAAGATCCAGATATATCACGGGGTGGGGACAAAAAACTATTATTACGCCAAGGGCGCAAAAGAGATGCATTACCTGGCGCCGGGCCGCTATGCGGCCGAACGGCTCAGGGCGGAGGGCAAGGGAAATGTCCGGGTTGTGGGGTACCCCAAGACGGACGGCTTTTTTTCCGGACGCCTGGCGAAGGAAGATATCTGCCGCAGGCTGGGCGCCGATCCGGGGAGAAAGACGCTGCTCTACACGCCCACCTGGGGGAGCGCCAGCACCGCGCCGGTATTATACAGGGAGCTCAGCCTGCTGGGCGAAAAATACAATGTGATCGCCAAGCTGCACGACCACTCCCCCGAGGAGTGGCGCGTCCTGTACCGCAGCCTGCCCAACGTCATATTCTGCGAGGACGCCGACCCGACCCCCTGCCAGTATATCGCCGACCTGCTGATCAGCGATTTCAGCAATAGCATCTTCGAATACGCCCAGCTCAAGCGGCCGGTGATCGCCTACGGCGTCAGCGACGGGACGCTGCGCGAGAACGCGACCGACCCCCGGTGGTGGGATATAACCTGCCGGGCGGCCACGCCGGGCGAGCTGGAAGAGAAAATCGCCGAACTGCTGGCGGGCGGCTGGCAGCCGAGCGAATATTACCTGCGGCTGGTAGCGGATATTTTCGCCTACAGCGACGGGCGGTGCGCCCAGCGGGCGGCCATGGCGATCGAGAGCATCGCCGGCCGCAGCGCCGCCGTGGCGGGGCGGGAATACGGCCGGGACGCGGAACTGAGACCGCCGCTCGGCGAGGGCGCGGCGACCCTCAAGCCCCGGCAGTGA